In a genomic window of Pelotomaculum thermopropionicum SI:
- the FtsY gene encoding signal recognition particle GTPase, with amino-acid sequence MGFFNRLKESLAKTRQSFVEKIDNLVHRRRAIDEELYEELEELLVQADVGVNTAADLVERVRRTVRERRVEEAGELKNILKEHIMEMLEGDSAPVNFSSVPPTVIMVVGVNGVGKTTTIGKLAYYYKSQGKKVLLGAADTFRAAAIDQLEIWAGRAGVELIKHREGADPAAVAFDSLQAAKARRADLLIIDTAGRLHTKSNLMEELKKVGRVLDRAMPGAPHEVLLVLDATTGQNAINQTRLFGEAVGVTGIALTKLDGSAKGGVVIAIKQSLDIPVKMIGIGEGIDDLRPFNAREFVDALFV; translated from the coding sequence GTGGGCTTTTTTAACCGTTTAAAGGAAAGCCTGGCCAAAACCCGCCAGAGCTTTGTTGAAAAAATCGACAACCTGGTACACCGGCGCAGGGCCATTGATGAAGAGCTCTACGAAGAACTGGAGGAGTTGCTGGTTCAGGCCGATGTAGGGGTTAACACTGCCGCCGACCTGGTGGAAAGAGTGCGCCGGACCGTCAGGGAGAGGCGGGTGGAGGAAGCCGGCGAACTGAAAAACATTTTAAAAGAACATATCATGGAAATGCTGGAAGGGGACAGCGCGCCGGTAAATTTCAGCAGCGTTCCGCCTACCGTGATAATGGTGGTGGGAGTAAACGGAGTGGGGAAAACTACCACCATTGGTAAACTGGCTTATTATTACAAATCACAGGGCAAAAAGGTGCTGCTGGGCGCTGCCGACACCTTTCGCGCGGCAGCCATCGACCAACTGGAAATCTGGGCCGGCCGGGCCGGGGTGGAGCTGATCAAGCACCGGGAAGGGGCCGATCCGGCCGCGGTGGCTTTCGACTCCCTGCAGGCGGCAAAGGCGCGCCGGGCAGACCTCTTGATTATAGACACGGCCGGCAGGCTGCACACGAAGAGCAATCTGATGGAGGAGCTGAAAAAAGTCGGGCGCGTACTTGACCGCGCCATGCCCGGCGCCCCGCACGAGGTTCTGCTGGTGCTGGATGCCACTACCGGCCAGAACGCCATCAACCAGACCAGGCTTTTTGGTGAAGCCGTGGGAGTAACCGGGATAGCCCTGACCAAGCTGGACGGTAGTGCCAAGGGCGGGGTGGTGATAGCAATCAAGCAGTCCCTGGACATTCCGGTAAAAATGATCGGCATCGGGGAGGGCATTGACGATCTAAGGCCTTTTAATGCAAGGGAGTTTGTGGATGCCCTGTTTGTATAA
- the Rnc gene encoding dsRNA-specific ribonuclease, producing the protein MPDAQDKLTLLKNRLGIAWRDEGLLTRALTHSSFTYENRQNGLENNQRLEFLGDAVLELAVSDYLYRSKPEMDEGDLTKLRASVVCEPSLARVARELELGTCLYMGKGEERSGGRDRPSILADAFEALLGAVYLDQGLEKAAGLAIKYLAPLIGDVLEGRLERDYKTELQELVQQRGGEQVQYVILKEEGPDHHKSFTAGVLYRGVLVGQGTGRSKKEAEQQAAKKALMKSDLGSACNHKK; encoded by the coding sequence ATGCCTGATGCGCAGGATAAACTGACCCTTCTTAAAAACAGGCTGGGGATTGCATGGCGCGATGAGGGGCTTTTAACCCGGGCGCTTACTCACAGCTCTTTTACATATGAAAACCGCCAGAACGGCCTTGAAAATAACCAGCGGCTGGAGTTTTTAGGGGATGCCGTCCTGGAGCTGGCGGTCAGCGACTACCTTTACCGCAGCAAACCGGAAATGGATGAGGGAGACCTGACCAAGCTGCGGGCATCAGTGGTATGCGAACCGTCACTGGCCAGGGTGGCCAGGGAGCTCGAACTGGGCACCTGCCTTTATATGGGAAAGGGGGAAGAGCGATCCGGCGGAAGGGATCGCCCGTCCATACTGGCTGATGCCTTTGAAGCCCTGCTGGGGGCTGTCTACCTGGATCAGGGTTTGGAAAAGGCGGCAGGGTTAGCTATAAAATATTTGGCGCCGTTAATCGGTGATGTTCTGGAGGGCCGCCTGGAGCGGGACTATAAAACCGAATTGCAGGAACTGGTCCAGCAGCGCGGCGGTGAACAGGTGCAGTATGTGATTTTGAAGGAGGAAGGCCCCGACCACCATAAGTCGTTTACGGCCGGAGTGCTGTACAGGGGAGTACTGGTCGGCCAGGGTACCGGGCGTTCCAAAAAGGAGGCGGAGCAGCAGGCGGCCAAGAAGGCTCTGATGAAAAGCGATTTAGGCAGTGCTTGTAACCATAAAAAATGA
- the FabB gene encoding 3-oxoacyl-(acyl-carrier-protein) synthase — translation MRKRVVVTGLGIISPVGTGLEKFWASLTGGISGIKPVTRFDPVNFSTKIAGEVKDFNPFDYMDRKEARRMDRFTQFAVAATGMALSDSGLDLEKADRNRIGVILGSGIGGIETLEEQARVLGEKGPGRVSPFFVPMMIANMGAGQVAISYRLQGPNITTVTACASSTNAIGDAFKMLQWGHADVIITGGTEAPITPLAMAGFCSMKAMSTRNDEPEKACRPFDAGRDGFVVGEGAAILVLETLENALNRGARIYAEVAGYGSTCDAYHITAPDPEGCGAVKAMREALADAGIEPDSIDYINAHATATPLGDKAETLAIKKVFKQHAYEMAISSTKSMTGHLLGAAGGLEAIVCVMAIHKGVIPPTINYEQPDPECDLDFVPNVARKAEVNAALSNSFGFGGHNATLIFKKYEN, via the coding sequence TTGCGGAAGCGGGTTGTAGTTACCGGCTTGGGAATTATCTCGCCGGTTGGAACCGGCCTGGAGAAATTTTGGGCCTCCCTGACCGGCGGGATTTCCGGCATCAAACCGGTGACCAGGTTTGACCCGGTTAATTTCAGCACGAAAATTGCGGGTGAAGTTAAGGATTTTAATCCCTTTGATTACATGGACAGAAAAGAGGCCCGGCGCATGGACCGCTTTACCCAGTTTGCCGTTGCTGCCACCGGTATGGCCTTAAGCGATTCAGGGCTTGACCTGGAAAAAGCAGACCGGAACCGGATTGGCGTTATCCTGGGCTCTGGCATTGGCGGAATTGAAACGCTGGAGGAGCAAGCCAGGGTTCTGGGTGAAAAGGGGCCGGGGCGGGTCAGTCCTTTTTTCGTGCCCATGATGATTGCCAATATGGGAGCCGGGCAGGTGGCCATAAGCTACCGCCTGCAGGGGCCCAATATTACCACCGTTACGGCGTGTGCCTCAAGCACAAACGCCATAGGCGACGCTTTCAAGATGCTTCAGTGGGGCCACGCCGATGTTATAATTACGGGAGGGACAGAAGCCCCCATTACTCCTTTAGCTATGGCCGGGTTCTGTTCAATGAAGGCAATGTCCACCAGGAACGATGAGCCCGAAAAGGCCTGCAGGCCTTTTGATGCGGGACGGGACGGCTTTGTGGTGGGCGAAGGGGCCGCCATTCTGGTGCTGGAAACCCTGGAAAACGCTTTAAACAGGGGGGCCAGGATATATGCGGAGGTGGCCGGTTACGGCAGCACCTGCGATGCTTATCATATAACGGCGCCCGACCCGGAAGGCTGCGGGGCGGTCAAGGCAATGCGGGAGGCACTGGCAGATGCCGGCATTGAACCGGATTCGATAGATTACATTAACGCCCATGCCACTGCGACTCCTTTGGGAGACAAAGCAGAGACCCTGGCCATAAAAAAGGTTTTCAAACAGCATGCCTATGAAATGGCAATAAGTTCAACCAAGTCCATGACCGGGCACCTGCTGGGAGCGGCTGGCGGGCTGGAGGCAATAGTTTGCGTCATGGCAATCCATAAAGGTGTAATTCCGCCTACCATTAACTACGAGCAGCCTGATCCGGAATGCGACCTGGATTTTGTTCCAAATGTCGCCAGAAAGGCCGAGGTAAATGCAGCCCTTTCCAATTCTTTCGGCTTTGGCGGGCATAACGCCACTTTAATTTTTAAGAAGTACGAAAATTAA
- the AcpP gene encoding acyl carrier protein produces the protein MESSFVDDLGADSLDIVELVMALEEEFDLEIPDEDAEKIRTVGEAVKYIQDHQ, from the coding sequence ATGGAGTCATCATTTGTAGACGACCTGGGGGCAGACTCTTTGGATATTGTGGAGCTTGTAATGGCCCTGGAAGAGGAGTTTGACCTGGAAATCCCCGATGAAGATGCGGAGAAAATTCGCACGGTAGGCGAAGCCGTGAAGTATATTCAGGATCATCAATAG
- the AcpP gene encoding acyl carrier protein has product MQTMSVFDRVKSIIVEQLGVEEDEVKWSHHL; this is encoded by the coding sequence TTGCAAACCATGTCTGTTTTTGACAGGGTAAAGTCCATTATTGTTGAGCAGTTAGGGGTTGAAGAAGATGAAGTAAAATGGAGTCATCATTTGTAG
- the FabG gene encoding dehydrogenases with different specificities (related to short-chain alcohol dehydrogenases) has protein sequence MVVNYAKSSSAAEEVAEIIRNSGGRALVYRADVAEPAGATALVKAAVSEFGRIDILVNNAGVTRDSLVLRMKDEDWESVLDVNLRGAFNCIRAAAAEMVKSRYGRIINISSVVGLIGNVGQANYCAAKAGLIGLTRAMARELGSRNITVNAVAPGFITTEMTAGLPEKIRERMLDQIPAKRFGTPEEVADVVAFLATEAAGYINGQTIAVDGGMTCC, from the coding sequence GTGGTGGTAAATTATGCCAAGAGCTCCAGCGCGGCCGAGGAAGTAGCGGAGATTATCAGGAACTCCGGTGGGAGGGCGCTGGTTTACAGGGCCGACGTGGCCGAGCCGGCCGGGGCCACTGCCCTTGTTAAAGCGGCAGTTTCCGAGTTTGGCAGGATCGACATCCTGGTGAATAATGCCGGTGTTACCAGGGACAGCCTTGTATTGCGGATGAAAGACGAAGACTGGGAGTCTGTACTCGATGTCAACCTCAGGGGCGCTTTTAACTGCATCAGGGCGGCTGCCGCAGAGATGGTTAAGAGCCGCTATGGGCGAATCATCAATATCAGCTCTGTGGTGGGTTTAATTGGAAATGTCGGCCAGGCCAACTATTGTGCCGCGAAGGCCGGCCTAATCGGTTTGACCAGGGCCATGGCCAGGGAACTGGGGTCACGCAACATAACTGTTAACGCCGTGGCGCCCGGGTTTATTACCACCGAAATGACCGCGGGGCTTCCGGAGAAAATCAGGGAGAGGATGCTTGACCAGATTCCTGCAAAAAGATTTGGCACACCCGAGGAGGTGGCTGATGTAGTAGCCTTTTTGGCCACAGAGGCTGCCGGTTACATAAACGGGCAAACTATAGCCGTAGACGGTGGAATGACATGCTGCTAA
- the FabD gene encoding (acyl-carrier-protein) S-malonyltransferase produces the protein MKVAFVFPGQGSQYVGMGRELYSSFSEAKEVFKRADEALGFPISSLCFEGPEDELNKTVNTQPAVLTVSVACLEVLKVKGGGVPAAVAGHSLGEYTALVAAGSLTFEDAVRLVHKRGRYMQEAVPLGKGGMAAVLGLSAEAVAEVCRKASSEGIVEPVNLNCPCQVVVAGDIAGLKAAELLSKEAGARRFISLPVSAPFHSSLMKPAGERLAMDLAEVVVGDPAIPVVANVSADFVHTGKEVKEALIRQVYSPVRWEESILRLISSGINTFVEVGPGKVLSGLIKKISREVSVYNIEDKDSLEKVLALTGEVG, from the coding sequence ATGAAAGTAGCCTTTGTTTTTCCAGGTCAGGGTTCGCAGTACGTCGGCATGGGCAGGGAGCTGTACAGCAGCTTTTCGGAGGCTAAAGAGGTTTTTAAAAGGGCCGATGAAGCGCTGGGCTTCCCAATTTCCAGCCTCTGCTTTGAGGGGCCCGAGGATGAGTTAAACAAAACCGTCAACACCCAGCCGGCCGTTTTGACGGTCAGCGTTGCCTGCCTGGAAGTGCTGAAGGTAAAAGGGGGGGGCGTCCCCGCCGCCGTAGCCGGGCATAGCCTGGGTGAATATACTGCATTGGTGGCGGCAGGGTCGCTAACATTTGAAGATGCCGTCCGCCTGGTACATAAGAGGGGGCGGTACATGCAGGAGGCGGTCCCTTTAGGAAAGGGCGGCATGGCCGCCGTTCTCGGACTTTCTGCGGAGGCCGTGGCCGAAGTATGCCGGAAAGCGTCAAGTGAGGGCATAGTTGAACCGGTTAACCTTAACTGTCCTTGCCAGGTGGTTGTTGCCGGTGACATAGCCGGGCTTAAGGCTGCCGAACTTTTATCGAAAGAAGCGGGTGCCAGGCGTTTTATAAGCCTTCCGGTAAGTGCTCCGTTTCATTCCAGCCTGATGAAGCCCGCCGGGGAGAGGCTGGCCATGGACCTGGCGGAAGTTGTTGTCGGCGATCCGGCCATTCCTGTTGTGGCCAATGTCAGTGCCGACTTTGTGCACACCGGAAAAGAGGTAAAAGAGGCTTTAATCAGACAGGTTTACAGTCCGGTGCGCTGGGAGGAAAGCATCCTGAGGCTTATCTCAAGCGGGATCAATACTTTTGTTGAAGTGGGGCCGGGCAAAGTGCTGAGCGGCTTAATTAAAAAGATCAGCCGTGAGGTGTCTGTTTACAACATTGAAGATAAAGATTCTTTGGAAAAAGTCCTTGCGTTAACCGGGGAGGTTGGCTAA